A stretch of DNA from Syntrophorhabdus sp.:
GGGGAGACGCCGGAGACGATCTCACAGTTCATGCTCTTCAACGAACTGATGCGCAAGTCCGCGGGTTACCAGGAAAGGACAGTCCTCATCACGGACAAGGAAAAGGGGCTTCTCAACAGGATAGCGGAAAAAGAAGGCTACCCCGTCCTTAACCTGCCTGACGGTATAGGCGGCAGGTTCTCCGTGCTGACTCCCGTAGGTCTTTTCCCGTCAGCCCTCATGGGGCTCGATATCAAGAGGCTCTCGGCAGGTGCCGCGGGCATGGCCGCCCACACGGTCCGCTACGACGGCGAAGAGAACATGGCCTTCGTCCTTGCCGCCATCCTGTACCTGATGGACAAGGCGGGGAAGAAGATCCATGTCGTCATGCCCTACTGCGAGCGGCTCGCCGGTTTCGCCGACTGGTTCCGGCAGCTCGAGGCGGAGAGCCTGGGCAAGAAGGGGCTCGGCCCGACCCCGACGAGATCGATGGGCGTCACCGACCAGCACTCCCAGCTCCAGCTCTACGTCGAAGGCCCCAAGGACAAGTGCGTCATCCTCTTCTACAGCGCCACGCAGGAAGTCCCCATCCCGGCAAGCTTCGACTACCTGGAAGACGTCCAGTACCTCGCCAACAAGGACATGAGGTCCCTCTTCCACGCCGAATTCCAGGGCACCCGCCTGTCTCTCACTGAGGCCCAAACCCCCAACATCTCGCTTGTCCTCGACGAGGTAAGCGACTACAACCTGGGCGCCCTCTTCTACCTCTTCGAGATGGTCACCGCCATCATGGGCCACCTCCTCGGCG
This window harbors:
- a CDS encoding glucose-6-phosphate isomerase (catalyzes the formation of D-fructose 6-phosphate from D-glucose 6-phosphate), yielding MKTITMDLTCALTEAVGANGIDAGEFTTTLAKISDYYARLLEKPFAFMTLPETKFQFGEMLSLADKAAAMNIKNLVILGIGGSSLGTQTIFDALLHPLHNMEERFRNGRPRYFILDNIDPHKMAAIVETIVPDMDRTFLVVISKSGETPETISQFMLFNELMRKSAGYQERTVLITDKEKGLLNRIAEKEGYPVLNLPDGIGGRFSVLTPVGLFPSALMGLDIKRLSAGAAGMAAHTVRYDGEENMAFVLAAILYLMDKAGKKIHVVMPYCERLAGFADWFRQLEAESLGKKGLGPTPTRSMGVTDQHSQLQLYVEGPKDKCVILFYSATQEVPIPASFDYLEDVQYLANKDMRSLFHAEFQGTRLSLTEAQTPNISLVLDEVSDYNLGALFYLFEMVTAIMGHLLGVNAFDQPGVEQGKIYTKAMMGKKGLEKEKEHTEALLLRRAKTIVF